The genome window TTGCTGATATTGATGTTCTTAACTCCGATAGTCCTTTACGGGAAATATACAGTGGGCTGGGAGGAGATTGGGAAGGATTAGAACCTATCTGGAAAAGGCTAAAAAGTGAAATTGAAAATAAACGGCCTGAGTTAGAGACTTCTGATGTAGTATCAGGCATTAATAAAATTATAGAAAAAGAAACTAACAGAGTCTTTCCCAAAACTAGTGTTGAAGCAATACGGCTTCTTCTTAAGAAAGTCAGTCCTTGGTCAGAGGTAAAAAGTGCGGGAAAAAGTTTTATACCAGCTGGCGAGGCAACTAAATTATTTTCGGAAGTAATAAATAGGTGTCGATCTGTAGGTTTTAATATATTGGAAGTAGGTGAACTGGAAGGTTTTGATAAAACCGTCGGCGGCCATGGTCCAAAGTGGGTACATGAAGTGCTTGAAAAAGATTTGAAAAATGAACCACAATTAGAGGACGCTAGGAGGTTTGTAAGTCAATTGATTAGTCAGTAAAGTCCTAACTGGGTAGCGGGTGAAACTCACCCGATTACAAAAACAGAATCCCAACGCGAGAATCTTGGCGGATACAGCGTTGGGGCAAATGTTTCACAAAAGCAGGTAGTTTATTATAAACACGGACGATTAGGGGCTTTATGAGGGCTACTAGAGAAAAGGATTGGTTCCACGCATTTATCAGTATTTGACCAACATATTTCAATATTATTATGGCACTAAGCGACTTTTTAAAAAACGATATGCAAGCTCAAGAGGATCAGCAGAAAGCCAAAAAAGCAAGGCAAGATGAAGAAATTGCAGTAAACAGACAATTTAGGGAAGACTGCAAAACGCTCTTTGCTGAGGTCATCAAACCAGCCATCGTAGATATTTTGGTGACTTTAAAGGATAGTGGCATAAGGGCTGACTACGGTCAACTTGTCTATCCTGTTACTTACGCTGGTAATACGGGATGTATTTCGATTAGCATACCCTACAAAAAATCTGTAATCCAAATGGATATAGTTGGAATTGTAGTTGGCAGAAGAATTGAAGTTAAGTTCTATTTTAAACCTAAAGAAGAAAAAAGGATAACATATGCACTTTCAATAGCCGAAGTTAACAGAGAGAAGATCGAAGAAGTATTGCAAGCGCAACTAGAAAGAGCATGACCTTAGCATAGAAGGAGCTTAATAACAACTGAACTCTTGAGATAAGATAGAAAATAACAAGAGCAGACCCCTAATTAAGTGTCTGCTCTAGTTATTAATCATTAGTAGGACTAGGCTGCATTCGTTCAGCACATTCTCTTAATACTTGCTCAATGCGATTCATGCATTCATCTTTATCTTGAGCATGACTGTTGGCTGTATAACGGGCAAGGCTAATCAAATCCTCATTTGTGGCACCAATGTACCAGTGGTTTTTAAATAGAAAGAAACCTACCGTTATACATGCCATTCGCTTGTTACCATTAGCCAGGGGATGGCCTTTTGCGATGTAATAAAAAAGAGCCGCTGCCTTCTTAAAGAGTCCTTTAAAGGCAACAGCTCCATAAAATATTTGAAAAGGTGTGCTTAAGCACGATTCTATTTTACCGCGACTATCATTATTTAAACTTGGAATCGGCTCATCTTTCAAGCGGTGGTATTCCTGAGCAAATTTGAGTAA of Spirosoma agri contains these proteins:
- a CDS encoding type II toxin-antitoxin system death-on-curing family toxin; its protein translation is MGNRRITFADFEALLKFAQEYHRLKDEPIPSLNNDSRGKIESCLSTPFQIFYGAVAFKGLFKKAAALFYYIAKGHPLANGNKRMACITVGFFLFKNHWYIGATNEDLISLARYTANSHAQDKDECMNRIEQVLRECAERMQPSPTND